One part of the Sorangiineae bacterium MSr11954 genome encodes these proteins:
- a CDS encoding prolyl oligopeptidase family serine peptidase, translating into MTFRVLFLIVVLVPVWACRSKSAPIMSSASSSHKPPAHEPSPPVAPVRPVLDTYFGVGVTDRYRWMENDPSPEYGTWLAEQNQHARRALDRIVGRSKVAGDIRAITRDVDTIVDIQDTETSTVLSRKPAGAISAKLYVRDAHERDGRGREAGERLVFDPPGGATLDGFTASPDGRFVIVLTSSRGTEERTAHVLRTEGAQPLPDRVERLRDPSIAWLPGARSFVYTRYPEAGKPDRLARYKNAEVCVHAIGTDAAADKVVFGGVALGGAPDDYPVVALTEGSPTALGIVYHGVLREISLYVKPLSELESPSKWQKLAGPADAITEVAARENELYLLSFHGADRGRVLRLREGAVSLASATTLVPEGEDVLEQIRPARDGIFTLALRRGVHRLAHVSATGERHEAPLPAEASVESFRSRGAETTAVLRTESYVTSPVWMRWEGRDSAPVPVSFNPRPMAFAGVRVERTVATSSDGTAIPLTLLVPQGAARDGKSYVWLLGYGAGGYSLSPKFYPYRDAWLKRGGVWAIAHIRGGGELGAAWHRAGMKGNKERSIDDFLACAEKLVKDGYTTPQRMVANGRSAGAIVAGGAMTRRPDLFRAVVLTAAGANMLRLDTSPVGAENAREFGSTSTQEGFEALLKMDTVQRVRDGQPYPALLLQTGANDPKLPSWHSGKLAARVQAASTSGRPVLLSVAANQGHHDDTAEQVAQSYADAFSFAFSQLGHPDFPSR; encoded by the coding sequence ATGACGTTTCGTGTTCTGTTTCTCATCGTGGTGCTCGTGCCCGTATGGGCATGCCGGAGCAAGAGCGCGCCCATCATGTCGTCCGCATCTTCGTCGCACAAACCGCCCGCGCACGAACCCTCGCCCCCGGTGGCCCCCGTGCGGCCCGTGCTCGATACGTATTTCGGTGTCGGGGTCACCGACCGATACCGCTGGATGGAAAACGATCCGTCCCCCGAGTACGGCACGTGGCTCGCGGAGCAGAATCAACACGCACGCCGCGCGCTCGACCGCATCGTGGGACGCTCGAAGGTGGCCGGCGACATCCGCGCGATCACCCGCGACGTCGATACCATCGTGGACATCCAGGACACCGAGACGTCCACCGTGCTCTCGCGCAAGCCCGCCGGCGCGATCTCCGCGAAGCTCTACGTGCGCGATGCGCACGAGCGGGATGGCCGCGGCCGCGAGGCGGGCGAGCGGCTCGTGTTCGATCCGCCCGGCGGCGCCACCCTCGACGGGTTCACGGCATCGCCCGATGGCCGGTTCGTGATCGTGCTCACCTCGAGCCGCGGCACCGAGGAACGAACGGCGCACGTCCTTCGCACCGAGGGCGCGCAGCCGCTCCCGGATCGGGTCGAGCGCCTGCGCGATCCGAGCATCGCATGGCTGCCGGGCGCGCGGAGCTTCGTGTACACGCGCTATCCGGAGGCGGGGAAGCCCGATCGCCTCGCGCGCTACAAGAACGCCGAGGTGTGCGTCCACGCCATCGGGACCGACGCCGCGGCGGACAAGGTGGTGTTCGGCGGCGTCGCGCTCGGCGGGGCGCCCGACGATTACCCGGTGGTCGCCCTCACCGAGGGCAGCCCCACGGCGCTCGGCATCGTCTACCACGGCGTGCTCCGCGAGATATCTCTTTACGTCAAGCCGCTCTCCGAGCTGGAGAGCCCGTCCAAGTGGCAAAAGCTCGCGGGCCCGGCGGACGCGATCACCGAGGTGGCCGCGCGCGAGAACGAGCTTTACCTCCTCTCGTTCCACGGCGCGGACCGCGGCCGCGTTTTACGGCTGCGCGAAGGGGCTGTGTCCCTCGCCTCGGCCACCACCCTCGTGCCCGAGGGCGAGGACGTCCTCGAGCAAATCCGCCCCGCGCGCGATGGCATCTTTACGTTGGCCCTCCGGCGCGGCGTGCACCGGCTGGCGCACGTATCGGCCACCGGCGAGCGCCACGAGGCGCCGCTCCCGGCCGAAGCCTCGGTGGAGAGCTTTCGTTCGCGCGGCGCCGAAACGACCGCCGTGCTTCGCACCGAGAGCTATGTGACCTCGCCCGTGTGGATGCGCTGGGAGGGGCGCGATTCGGCCCCCGTTCCGGTCTCGTTCAACCCCCGGCCGATGGCCTTCGCCGGAGTGCGGGTCGAGCGCACGGTGGCCACCAGCTCGGACGGCACCGCGATCCCGCTCACCCTCCTCGTGCCGCAGGGCGCGGCGCGCGACGGCAAGTCGTATGTCTGGCTCCTCGGCTACGGCGCCGGCGGCTACAGCCTTTCGCCCAAGTTTTATCCCTACCGCGATGCGTGGTTGAAGCGCGGCGGCGTCTGGGCCATCGCGCACATTCGCGGGGGCGGCGAGCTGGGCGCGGCCTGGCATCGCGCCGGCATGAAGGGGAACAAGGAGCGCTCGATCGACGACTTTTTGGCGTGCGCCGAGAAGCTCGTCAAGGACGGGTACACCACACCGCAGCGCATGGTGGCCAACGGTCGAAGCGCGGGCGCCATCGTGGCCGGCGGCGCGATGACCCGCCGCCCCGATCTCTTTCGCGCCGTGGTCTTGACCGCGGCGGGGGCGAACATGCTCCGGCTCGACACCTCGCCGGTGGGGGCCGAGAACGCGAGGGAGTTTGGCTCCACCAGCACCCAAGAGGGCTTCGAGGCGCTCCTCAAGATGGACACCGTGCAGCGCGTCCGCGACGGTCAGCCGTATCCGGCGCTGCTCCTTCAAACGGGCGCCAACGACCCAAAGCTGCCCAGCTGGCACTCGGGCAAGCTGGCGGCGCGCGTTCAAGCCGCGTCGACCAGCGGCCGCCCGGTGCTGCTCAGCGTGGCCGCCAACCAAGGACACCACGACGATACGGCCGAGCAAGTCGCCCAGAGCTACGCCGACGCCTTCTCATTCGCCTTTTCGCAGTTGGGCCACCCCGATTTCCCGTCGCGTTGA
- a CDS encoding enoyl-CoA hydratase: protein MSDIIIERTANVSSLILNRPKKKNALSFAMYEALTEALQTAQKDPAVRVVLLSAAGDAFCSGNDITDFLSSAGMDPTSAPPIRFIESLVGLDKPLIVAVQGAAVGIGTTMLLHADLVYAGENAKFSVPFVGLGLVPEAASSLLLPRRVGQAAANDLLLRGGVIDAQRAADIGLVNEVVRAPAELLAVARERADEIAAKPPRAVRLTKALTRTPQAEVLARVHEEAKHFADRVGSDEAREAFMAFMERRPANFANFS, encoded by the coding sequence ATGAGCGATATCATCATTGAGCGAACCGCGAACGTATCGAGTCTCATTCTCAATCGGCCCAAGAAGAAGAACGCCCTGTCGTTCGCCATGTACGAGGCCCTGACGGAGGCGCTCCAGACGGCGCAGAAGGATCCGGCCGTGCGCGTGGTGCTGCTCTCGGCCGCCGGCGATGCGTTTTGCTCGGGCAACGACATCACCGACTTTCTCTCGAGCGCCGGGATGGATCCCACGTCGGCGCCGCCCATCCGATTCATCGAGTCGCTGGTGGGCCTCGACAAGCCGCTGATCGTGGCGGTGCAAGGGGCGGCCGTGGGCATCGGCACGACCATGCTCCTGCACGCCGATCTCGTTTATGCGGGCGAGAACGCGAAGTTCTCGGTCCCCTTCGTGGGGCTCGGCCTGGTGCCGGAGGCGGCGTCGAGCCTCCTCTTGCCCCGGCGGGTCGGGCAAGCCGCGGCCAACGATCTTTTGCTGCGCGGAGGCGTCATCGACGCGCAGCGCGCGGCCGACATTGGCCTGGTGAACGAGGTGGTGCGCGCGCCCGCCGAGCTCCTCGCCGTCGCGCGCGAGCGCGCCGATGAAATCGCCGCCAAGCCGCCGCGCGCGGTGCGGCTCACGAAGGCGCTCACGCGCACGCCGCAAGCCGAGGTGCTCGCCCGCGTGCACGAGGAGGCGAAGCACTTTGCCGATCGCGTCGGCTCGGACGAGGCGCGCGAGGCGTTCATGGCCTTCATGGAGCGGCGTCCGGCCAACTTTGCCAACTTCTCGTAG
- a CDS encoding MarR family transcriptional regulator: MASDRRLFFLLQRAARAAMGRANEVMIEALGVSSSQLATLAYLAKRPRSTLTDVANLFDLNKSGVSSMITRLERAGLVKREPSPRDGRASLLSLTAKGEAVRAESVPLIRRATAEMTEGFTSAEVEVIYRFLSAIIEKCAGAEEEP, from the coding sequence GTGGCCTCCGATCGGCGGTTGTTCTTTCTTCTCCAGCGCGCGGCCCGTGCGGCCATGGGGCGCGCCAACGAGGTGATGATCGAAGCGCTGGGCGTGTCGTCGTCGCAGCTCGCGACGTTGGCGTATCTGGCCAAGCGACCGCGGTCCACGTTGACCGATGTCGCCAATCTGTTCGATTTGAACAAGTCGGGTGTGAGCAGCATGATCACACGCCTCGAGCGGGCGGGGCTGGTGAAGCGTGAGCCCAGCCCGCGCGACGGGCGGGCGAGCCTTTTGTCGCTGACGGCCAAGGGGGAGGCGGTGCGCGCGGAGTCCGTGCCGCTCATTCGGAGGGCGACGGCCGAGATGACGGAGGGGTTCACCTCGGCCGAGGTCGAGGTCATCTATCGATTTTTGAGTGCCATCATCGAAAAATGCGCGGGGGCGGAGGAAGAACCATGA
- a CDS encoding serine/threonine protein kinase, whose protein sequence is MSAVSPVAMFSKEAETLDATALDMPTGAPPKVGSRIREYLRLDRFLERTEDWALYLGDDEESSQLVLVVIATSEEALTRCLSGPAKGVVLKRTTLASLFVAEIMLEEHHYLRFGERFLSVRSIPTESPTLVSPSSPHEACLSDGSIFAGRYRIDGVLGRGGMGEVYRAFDDTFQRAVALKVVRVDMSDETTDHRDESKRRLLNEARLVSVLKHPHIVEVYDAGESSGLAYLVLELCDGGSLRKAMSEGASEADRLRWIIEIAEALAHAHDQGIIHRDVKPENVILTRDGVAKVADFGIAKALARDRAGNSTGIVGTPRYMAPEQILGGAVDARADQYAWGLVAYELLSGSHWRSRDAGPLRDGHLVTGDPAVPPSFRRVLARVLSNDPRARYDDVRTLLGEWRHPTGRRRAWPRTLAIIAASMALVAGAFTLTRQSAGQSGARKVALASPSADEPAKHAGEGLPSSFARPEDSMQPEARAAYDAAVQLWVDASSQDALASLAMATQLDTSFARAHLLYALIDDVTADARQHWQLAAQHRSKLSSRDRDLLDALGPSLHDPVDLEETRTLLERLEKRFPEDPDIPLFIASRYLRAWDGKRALPFADRAMEWPRPIARLMRARCLAKLNRVEDSRAEYGACFASSPSATGCLRWNAKLDAAEGRCQSVENLARQLIAAAPNNPDGYYFLAGGLVGQTASMPSAQAALETRWLVAPESGRTWLRLQDTFYLQVSSGAFDDAERTLDAWQAESLRFSDADHRGRPAVERLLLNLELGRTKKAASLARTYLEQSRAWTEGASIVFDIEAYRVLYWSHAIDRTEFDRLRAAWLLASEHRRAGMNEMALYRWYEGFVEPVATEEDAVLAVSRRPEGMEEPDRELMQTQSMQRLGRMYLLAGQTDQALVFLKRSVESCFYRYPFHQMWANLDYAAAVSQKGDTALALKSIDTILHRWGNDPRSKTQREARDLAARLRYRSPKESEHPHGRQPFDSPPRGR, encoded by the coding sequence GTGAGCGCGGTCTCCCCAGTGGCCATGTTCTCCAAAGAGGCCGAAACGCTCGACGCGACGGCGCTCGACATGCCGACCGGTGCGCCGCCCAAGGTCGGAAGCCGTATTCGTGAATACTTACGACTCGACCGATTTCTGGAGCGCACGGAAGATTGGGCCCTGTACCTCGGCGACGATGAAGAGTCGTCGCAATTGGTGCTTGTCGTCATCGCCACATCGGAAGAAGCTCTAACGCGCTGTTTGTCGGGGCCTGCCAAGGGGGTCGTCCTCAAGCGCACGACCTTGGCGTCTTTGTTCGTCGCGGAGATCATGCTCGAGGAGCATCACTATCTTCGATTCGGCGAGCGATTCCTTTCCGTGCGAAGCATTCCGACGGAGAGCCCGACCCTCGTCTCCCCCAGCTCGCCCCACGAGGCATGCCTCTCCGACGGCAGCATCTTTGCAGGTCGCTATCGCATCGATGGCGTGCTGGGACGCGGCGGCATGGGCGAGGTGTACCGCGCGTTCGACGATACGTTCCAGCGCGCCGTGGCCCTCAAGGTCGTTCGCGTGGACATGTCGGACGAGACCACGGACCACCGCGACGAGTCCAAGCGCCGGCTGCTCAACGAGGCGCGCTTGGTGTCGGTGCTCAAACATCCGCACATCGTCGAGGTGTACGACGCCGGGGAGAGCTCGGGCCTGGCGTATTTGGTGCTCGAGCTTTGCGACGGCGGCAGCCTTCGAAAGGCGATGAGCGAGGGCGCGAGCGAGGCCGATCGACTGCGGTGGATCATCGAAATTGCGGAGGCGCTGGCGCACGCGCACGATCAAGGGATCATCCACCGCGACGTCAAGCCGGAGAACGTGATCCTCACGCGCGATGGCGTGGCCAAGGTCGCCGACTTCGGGATCGCCAAGGCGCTCGCGCGCGATCGCGCCGGCAACAGCACCGGCATCGTGGGCACCCCGCGGTACATGGCGCCCGAGCAGATCCTCGGCGGCGCCGTCGATGCGCGCGCCGATCAATACGCGTGGGGCCTGGTCGCCTACGAGCTCCTCAGCGGCTCGCACTGGCGATCGCGCGACGCCGGTCCGCTCCGCGATGGACATCTCGTCACCGGCGATCCCGCGGTGCCCCCGAGCTTCCGAAGGGTGCTCGCGCGCGTGCTGTCCAACGATCCGCGCGCGCGTTACGACGACGTGCGCACGCTGCTCGGCGAGTGGAGGCATCCCACGGGGCGGCGCCGCGCGTGGCCCCGGACCCTCGCCATCATCGCCGCGTCGATGGCGCTCGTGGCGGGCGCCTTCACCTTGACCCGGCAAAGCGCGGGTCAATCGGGCGCTCGCAAGGTGGCCCTGGCCTCGCCGAGCGCGGACGAGCCGGCCAAGCACGCGGGCGAAGGTTTGCCCTCGTCGTTCGCGCGGCCCGAGGACTCGATGCAGCCCGAGGCGCGCGCCGCCTACGACGCGGCCGTGCAACTGTGGGTCGACGCTTCGTCGCAAGACGCCCTGGCCTCCCTGGCCATGGCCACGCAGCTCGACACGTCGTTCGCGCGCGCGCACCTCTTGTACGCGCTCATCGACGACGTGACCGCGGACGCGCGGCAGCACTGGCAGCTGGCCGCGCAGCATCGCTCCAAGCTGTCCTCGCGCGATCGGGATCTGCTCGACGCGCTGGGGCCGTCGCTTCACGATCCGGTCGATCTGGAGGAGACGCGCACCTTGCTGGAGCGCCTCGAAAAGCGGTTTCCGGAGGATCCGGATATCCCCTTGTTCATCGCCAGCCGGTATCTGCGCGCATGGGATGGCAAACGGGCGCTTCCCTTCGCGGATCGTGCGATGGAGTGGCCGCGGCCCATCGCGCGACTCATGCGCGCTCGCTGCTTGGCCAAGCTGAATCGGGTGGAGGATTCGCGGGCCGAGTACGGCGCGTGCTTCGCCTCGTCGCCCTCGGCCACCGGGTGCTTGCGTTGGAACGCCAAGCTCGACGCGGCGGAGGGGCGCTGCCAGAGCGTGGAAAATCTCGCCCGGCAGCTCATCGCGGCGGCGCCCAACAACCCCGATGGTTACTACTTTTTGGCGGGCGGGCTGGTGGGGCAGACCGCGTCGATGCCGTCGGCCCAGGCGGCGCTCGAGACGCGCTGGCTGGTCGCGCCCGAGTCGGGGCGCACCTGGCTGCGTCTGCAGGACACCTTTTACCTGCAGGTCTCCTCGGGTGCTTTCGACGACGCGGAGCGCACGCTCGATGCCTGGCAGGCCGAGTCCTTGCGCTTCAGCGACGCGGACCATCGGGGGCGGCCGGCGGTCGAGCGTCTCTTGCTCAACCTCGAGCTGGGTCGCACCAAGAAGGCGGCCTCTCTGGCGCGAACGTATCTCGAGCAAAGTCGGGCGTGGACGGAGGGCGCATCGATCGTTTTCGACATCGAGGCGTATCGCGTCCTCTATTGGTCGCACGCGATTGACCGTACCGAGTTCGATCGTCTACGAGCGGCATGGTTGCTCGCCTCGGAACACCGCCGGGCGGGCATGAACGAGATGGCGCTCTATCGTTGGTACGAAGGGTTCGTGGAGCCCGTGGCCACCGAGGAGGATGCGGTGCTCGCGGTATCCCGGCGACCGGAAGGTATGGAGGAACCGGATCGAGAACTCATGCAGACCCAGTCGATGCAGAGGTTGGGCCGGATGTATCTCTTGGCTGGGCAAACGGATCAAGCGCTCGTTTTCTTAAAGAGATCGGTCGAGTCGTGCTTTTACCGATACCCCTTTCATCAAATGTGGGCGAATCTCGATTACGCGGCGGCGGTCAGCCAGAAAGGTGATACCGCGCTCGCCCTTAAATCGATCGATACCATTCTCCACAGATGGGGTAACGACCCACGAAGCAAGACCCAACGCGAGGCGCGGGACCTGGCCGCGCGCCTTCGCTACCGATCCCCCAAGGAAAGCGAGCATCCCCATGGCAGACAACCGTTCGATTCCCCGCCACGAGGAAGATGA
- a CDS encoding DUF4339 domain-containing protein has product MPYRETAERPKLAPEERRFFTKRDDVEKGPFERGALLRAIRAGKLHRATLVRAEDESEWRPLSYVKQIDAEVAPAPKVEFDAARHLLHDEDSGSFGKGIVIGLLGGCGGWILAEIFAKGRETKRGARIGFVVQLVGGIFLRLVLGKP; this is encoded by the coding sequence ATGCCGTATCGAGAAACTGCCGAACGCCCCAAGCTCGCGCCGGAAGAGCGGCGCTTCTTCACGAAGCGGGACGACGTGGAGAAGGGCCCGTTCGAGCGTGGCGCGCTTCTTCGGGCGATTCGCGCGGGCAAGCTCCATCGCGCGACCCTGGTCCGCGCCGAGGACGAGAGCGAGTGGCGTCCGCTGTCGTACGTGAAGCAGATCGACGCGGAGGTCGCTCCCGCGCCCAAGGTCGAGTTCGACGCCGCCCGGCACCTCCTCCACGACGAAGATTCGGGGAGCTTCGGCAAGGGGATCGTCATTGGTTTGCTCGGCGGGTGCGGCGGCTGGATCCTCGCCGAGATCTTCGCCAAGGGGCGAGAGACCAAGCGGGGCGCGCGGATCGGTTTCGTCGTGCAGCTCGTGGGCGGCATCTTCTTGCGACTCGTTCTCGGAAAGCCTTGA
- a CDS encoding TetR/AcrR family transcriptional regulator, producing the protein MGRPKTFDDDEVLERVIDCFWRMGYHAVSVRDLEAATGLLKGSLYAAFGDKRSLFLAALARYSEWGPREIQSILAAAPTPREGIERYLRLRAEHCSTGQTRQRGCFLANTAAELSPHDPEIQALVRDGFTKLAEALEPAILAAQKLGQIDRAHDARTLARHLVVLVQGMTVVGKTETDPVLVGAAVQMGLSLINSHASEIAP; encoded by the coding sequence ATGGGCCGACCCAAGACCTTCGACGATGACGAAGTTCTCGAGCGCGTCATCGATTGCTTTTGGCGAATGGGCTACCACGCCGTCTCCGTTCGCGATTTGGAGGCGGCCACCGGGCTGCTCAAAGGGAGCCTCTACGCGGCGTTCGGCGATAAACGGTCCCTCTTTCTGGCGGCCTTGGCGCGCTATTCGGAGTGGGGACCGCGCGAAATCCAGTCCATTTTGGCGGCTGCCCCCACGCCGCGCGAAGGGATTGAGCGCTATTTGCGCCTCCGGGCGGAGCATTGCAGCACGGGCCAGACCCGCCAGCGCGGCTGCTTTCTGGCCAATACCGCCGCCGAGCTCTCGCCCCACGATCCGGAGATTCAGGCCCTCGTCCGCGACGGGTTCACCAAGCTGGCGGAGGCGCTCGAACCGGCCATCTTGGCCGCCCAAAAGCTGGGGCAAATCGATCGAGCCCACGACGCACGAACCCTCGCGCGCCACCTGGTCGTCCTCGTTCAAGGAATGACGGTGGTCGGAAAGACCGAGACCGATCCGGTGCTCGTTGGGGCGGCCGTGCAGATGGGTCTCTCTCTCATCAACAGCCATGCTTCGGAGATCGCACCATGA
- a CDS encoding DoxX family protein, whose translation MNTNTLLPYVFGRGNVDGRASTGLLVLRVLAGTAMAIHGSTKMMTPFTWMGPSASMPGALQFLGAFAEFGGGIAWILGLLTPIATAGILFTMVMGILTWHIPMHEPFIRLTVGMATPGPGEPWGIYPTWLARAGGQSIAGSGSSELASLFIAMSAVLLGIGPGRFSLDALLARRFGRDAAQRDLLPHYAHQRGAS comes from the coding sequence ATGAATACGAATACCCTTCTCCCCTATGTGTTTGGCCGCGGTAACGTCGATGGACGAGCGTCCACCGGGCTCCTGGTTCTGCGCGTGCTGGCCGGCACCGCCATGGCCATCCATGGCTCCACCAAAATGATGACCCCTTTCACCTGGATGGGCCCCTCGGCGTCCATGCCCGGCGCGCTTCAATTCTTGGGCGCCTTTGCCGAGTTCGGAGGTGGAATCGCCTGGATCCTCGGCCTCCTCACGCCCATCGCCACCGCCGGGATCCTCTTCACCATGGTGATGGGCATCCTCACCTGGCACATCCCCATGCACGAGCCCTTCATCCGGCTCACCGTCGGCATGGCCACACCGGGCCCCGGGGAGCCCTGGGGCATCTACCCCACGTGGCTCGCCCGCGCCGGTGGGCAATCCATCGCCGGCTCCGGCTCCTCCGAGCTCGCCAGCCTCTTCATCGCCATGTCGGCCGTGCTCCTCGGCATCGGCCCCGGCAGGTTCTCCCTCGACGCCCTCCTGGCCCGGCGCTTTGGCCGTGACGCCGCCCAGCGCGATCTTCTACCCCATTACGCGCACCAACGCGGAGCGAGCTAG
- a CDS encoding sigma-70 family RNA polymerase sigma factor: MLLTARSQLIIELLPVLCAGIRPVRLRPCYADDALQQSLVALVPHMERLAQMPKRERSAYAFVVASRMAMAERRRLGIELARGSEDEVRAWEREVARRSATPEEVLRVAEGAEEVARAFGALSTRDRSVVLAINDDGLSEREAALKLGMTHGEVAYRLRRARGGLARVWLETSSWVRRKRPT; the protein is encoded by the coding sequence ATGCTTCTTACCGCGCGCTCCCAGCTCATCATCGAGCTTCTCCCCGTGCTCTGCGCGGGGATTCGCCCCGTGCGTCTCCGGCCGTGCTACGCGGACGATGCTCTTCAACAAAGCCTCGTCGCATTGGTCCCCCACATGGAGCGGCTCGCGCAGATGCCGAAACGCGAGCGCTCCGCCTATGCGTTCGTGGTCGCCTCGCGCATGGCCATGGCCGAGCGAAGGCGTCTCGGCATCGAGCTCGCGCGCGGCTCCGAGGACGAGGTCCGCGCCTGGGAGCGCGAGGTGGCGCGCCGGAGCGCCACGCCCGAAGAGGTGCTGCGCGTGGCCGAGGGGGCCGAGGAAGTGGCGCGCGCGTTCGGCGCGTTGAGCACCCGCGATCGCTCCGTCGTTCTCGCCATCAACGACGATGGGCTCTCGGAACGCGAGGCGGCGCTCAAGCTCGGAATGACCCACGGGGAGGTCGCCTACCGCCTGCGGCGCGCCCGCGGCGGTCTTGCGCGGGTGTGGTTGGAGACGTCGTCGTGGGTTCGCCGCAAGCGCCCCACCTAG
- a CDS encoding cupin domain-containing protein, which produces MSSPALLPTVESWIWPLGLSEFREHYWLQRAYVRDRGASALGAYGHIGPAAGDADDLEWFHTLGGRARVPIHAGGRLASVANVSLQEAIKFYRAGQTVYVTDAEPLIPSARALARTFDVPPSHVECNLYLSTRGCRTTPHFDATETFVIQLRGTKIWQLADNSIAPLPLMHWHLERPVPASIRNYVPGEWPSSMPADARTIVATPGMVMYVPRGTWHATETHEESLSAHVHYRTACWADLVQMTIHRELTRHRAWRRAALGLGEDPGERGRAAAELGPLLARLAEDLAGLTVSDLLGPLDSGAVGARAGWPEDGESLDAVRYKRVALASVGIESTSDDHRTKMVRFVVSGPLHERVTEYELPESFAPACLWVRAQSLATQFGVDDLVRLGPSRAEAREILPALEAAGVIERVGRA; this is translated from the coding sequence ATGAGCTCACCTGCGCTCCTCCCCACCGTCGAATCCTGGATATGGCCGCTCGGGCTCTCCGAGTTTCGGGAGCACTACTGGCTGCAGCGTGCGTACGTGCGCGACCGAGGCGCCTCGGCGCTGGGCGCATACGGCCATATCGGACCGGCGGCCGGTGACGCCGACGACCTCGAGTGGTTCCATACCCTGGGCGGCCGCGCGCGCGTGCCGATTCACGCGGGCGGGCGCCTGGCCAGCGTGGCCAATGTCTCGCTCCAGGAGGCGATCAAGTTCTATCGCGCCGGCCAAACCGTATATGTGACGGACGCCGAGCCGCTCATTCCGAGCGCCCGCGCGCTGGCGCGAACGTTCGATGTGCCGCCCTCGCACGTGGAGTGCAATCTTTATTTGTCCACCCGGGGATGCCGGACCACACCCCATTTCGACGCCACGGAGACCTTCGTCATCCAACTTCGCGGCACGAAGATCTGGCAGCTGGCCGACAATTCCATCGCGCCCTTGCCGCTGATGCATTGGCACCTGGAGAGACCGGTCCCCGCGTCGATTCGCAACTACGTGCCCGGCGAGTGGCCATCGTCGATGCCGGCGGACGCGCGCACCATCGTGGCCACGCCGGGGATGGTGATGTACGTGCCGCGCGGGACGTGGCACGCGACCGAGACGCACGAAGAGTCGCTCTCGGCGCACGTGCACTACCGCACCGCGTGCTGGGCCGACCTCGTGCAAATGACCATTCACCGGGAGCTGACCCGCCATCGCGCATGGCGAAGGGCGGCCCTGGGGCTGGGCGAAGATCCGGGCGAGCGCGGTCGCGCGGCGGCGGAGCTCGGACCGCTCTTGGCTCGCCTCGCCGAGGATCTGGCGGGGCTGACGGTGTCGGATCTTCTTGGCCCGCTCGACTCGGGCGCGGTGGGCGCGCGCGCGGGGTGGCCTGAGGATGGTGAGAGCCTCGATGCCGTGCGTTATAAGCGGGTGGCGCTGGCCTCGGTGGGCATCGAGTCGACGTCGGACGACCATCGAACCAAGATGGTGCGCTTCGTCGTCTCGGGGCCGCTCCATGAGCGGGTGACCGAGTACGAGCTCCCCGAGAGCTTTGCGCCGGCGTGCCTCTGGGTGCGGGCGCAGTCCTTGGCGACGCAGTTCGGGGTGGACGATCTGGTGCGGCTCGGACCCTCGCGCGCCGAGGCGAGGGAGATTCTGCCGGCGCTGGAGGCAGCGGGGGTCATCGAGCGCGTGGGACGGGCGTAG